The following proteins come from a genomic window of Leptolyngbyaceae cyanobacterium:
- a CDS encoding aldehyde dehydrogenase family protein, whose protein sequence is MNNQLNCLNYIDGEWLPSQSGATLESRNPADWRQIVATFPRSDIADVKAAVEAAKKAYSAWRLVPAPTRADYIHRVAESLIERKEELAQLMTKEMGKPIAEARGDVQEGIDCALYYAGEGRRLFGQTTPSEMPNKFAMTVRMPVGVCALITPWNFPVAIPCWKALPALVCGNTIILKPAGDTPACATFLVQIFHDAGLPAGVVNLVHGVGAEVGKTLVEHPDIDLVSFTGSSKTGAEIGSICGRTHKRVCLELGGKNAQIVMEDADLELALEGAVWGAFGTAGQRCTATSRLILHRDIKDKFTDLFLERTKKLRLGVGSDPNTDVGPLVNMSQLQRVSGYLELANLEGAKVLTGGKIANQSDLKHGFFFEPTILDRVTPNMRIAREEIFGPVVGLIEINSFEEAISVLNDTPYGLSSSIYTRDINRAFQAMRDIQAGITYINGPTIGAEVHLPFGGVKQTGNGHREAGSAALDVFTEWKTVYVDFSGRLQRAQIDNH, encoded by the coding sequence ATGAATAACCAATTAAATTGTCTCAATTATATCGATGGAGAGTGGTTACCATCTCAATCTGGCGCTACTTTAGAAAGTCGAAATCCAGCAGATTGGCGGCAAATTGTCGCTACATTTCCCCGTTCCGATATTGCTGATGTAAAAGCAGCAGTAGAAGCAGCGAAAAAAGCATATTCCGCTTGGCGTCTCGTGCCAGCACCAACTCGTGCAGATTACATTCATCGGGTAGCAGAATCATTAATCGAACGCAAAGAAGAACTCGCCCAACTGATGACTAAAGAAATGGGCAAACCGATCGCAGAAGCGCGAGGAGACGTACAAGAAGGAATTGACTGCGCTCTTTATTATGCAGGAGAAGGAAGGAGATTATTCGGGCAAACCACACCTTCCGAAATGCCCAACAAATTTGCCATGACGGTGCGGATGCCAGTTGGAGTGTGTGCCTTGATTACTCCTTGGAATTTCCCCGTTGCCATCCCCTGCTGGAAAGCATTACCAGCCTTAGTTTGCGGCAATACTATTATTCTCAAACCCGCTGGAGATACCCCAGCTTGCGCTACTTTTTTGGTGCAAATATTCCACGATGCAGGTTTGCCAGCCGGAGTAGTAAATTTAGTACATGGAGTCGGTGCGGAAGTCGGAAAAACTTTAGTCGAACATCCCGATATCGACTTAGTATCTTTTACAGGATCTTCCAAAACTGGTGCAGAAATCGGCTCGATTTGCGGACGGACTCACAAACGAGTTTGCTTGGAATTAGGGGGAAAAAATGCCCAAATCGTGATGGAAGATGCGGATTTAGAATTAGCATTAGAAGGTGCGGTTTGGGGTGCTTTCGGTACAGCCGGACAGCGTTGTACGGCAACCAGTCGCTTAATCTTACATCGCGATATTAAAGATAAGTTTACGGATCTGTTTCTAGAGCGAACTAAAAAATTGCGTCTCGGTGTTGGTAGCGACCCGAATACCGATGTAGGGCCATTAGTTAATATGTCGCAACTTCAGCGAGTTAGTGGTTATTTAGAATTAGCTAATCTGGAAGGAGCAAAAGTATTAACTGGCGGAAAAATTGCCAATCAAAGCGATCTAAAACACGGTTTCTTTTTTGAGCCAACAATTCTCGATCGCGTTACTCCCAATATGCGAATTGCCCGTGAAGAAATTTTTGGCCCAGTAGTAGGATTAATTGAAATTAACTCCTTTGAAGAAGCTATTTCCGTGCTGAACGATACTCCCTACGGATTGTCTTCATCAATTTATACTCGCGATATCAACCGTGCTTTTCAAGCCATGCGAGATATTCAAGCCGGGATTACTTATATTAATGGCCCAACGATCGGTGCAGAAGTGCATTTACCATTCGGTGGCGTTAAGCAAACAGGGAACGGACATCGGGAAGCAGGTAGCGCTGCTTTAGATGTATTTACAGAATGGAAAACGGTTTACGTAGATTTTTCCGGTCGTTTGCAACGGGCGCAAATTGATAATCATTAG
- a CDS encoding AAA family ATPase, whose amino-acid sequence MTSTLVTLPGYHFINLLYSGSKTEVYRAYRESDKSSVIIKLLKIEYPTPQDIIQFRNHYLISKNLDYRGIVKPYSLENYRNSLALVMEDFKGISLLEYSQSQPLEIKDFLEIAIAISKILEKIYQYKVIHKDIKPANLLIEPHTKEVKITDFSLASLLPRESQEIQNPNVLEGTLAYISPEQTGRMNRGIDYRTDFYSLGVTFYELVTGQIPFNFSDPIELVHCHIARMPVPPIEINPAIPQMVNDIILKLIAKMPEERYQSAYGIRKDLENCLQQWETKSHISLFTLGQEDSYDRFQIPEKLYGRDREVQTLLAAFERVNQGSSELMLVTGFSGIGKSALVQEIYKPITKQRGYFVAGKFDQFQRNIPYSAIVNALRSLVRQLLTENERTLEKWQDKLLTALSSNGQIIIDVIPELELIIGKQPAVQQLNSIELQNRFNSVFQNFIRVFCAREHPLAIFLDDLQWADAATLKLIEVMMKDRDTHYLFLIGAYRDNEVDPTHPLMITIDMLRDRGAIVNAIALAPLELQHITNLTAETLHDDTKAVEPLAKLVIQKTQGNPFFVNQFLTTLYQENLLTFHPPSSESKALWRWNLSSIETIGITDNVIDLMVRKLKRLPEATQRVIQLAACAGNTFDLKNLSIIYEKSLNETFQDLLPAIQEGLILPTSEIEIGSEPTVDYLFAIRSYKFLHDRVQQSGYALIDETKQKAVRLQIGRLLLANISAEKRSERIFELVDHLNTGRALITDETEKVNLSNLNLFAARKAKDATAYAAARQYLIIGLEILPGDIWQEFYSLAFTLHKELAEVEYLNGNFEKSEALIKLAFDRAKSATEKAEVYNILIVQYTLLTKYEEAIQAGLKALQLLEINLPEGDLSIAVKSELSEAKARLATKEIARLIDEEKMQDTAKKVAVKLLGHMGPLTFFSSQELWKWTVVKAIDLSLQYGFVAEGSYCYSCYGIILSAILGDYQSAYQFGLLALQLSDTSNNLSQNCQDNVIFANYLNCWVKPIDTTNYLNNEGYKVGLQSGNLQWSGYNRMFQTITLFFQGVSLEQILEEISNFLLFCNKTKNQWATDIILANKLAVLKLMGQDDGTREEKHLENFYQHKSKAAICEFHVLKAQIFYLYEQTEEALKWAKSASEIINYLMGHISSSHHNFYYSLILTDLYQSASDAEQQQYREILAVNQRQLKIWTDNCPENFLHKYLLVEAEIARIFGQQLEAIELYDRAIESAREHNFIQNEALGNELAAKFWLAKGKADFARIYLKNAHYGYQRWGAIGKTEHLAKKYAHLLDREPKIRTELISTHLSSSINTTGKSASEELDSLTVMKAAQAISGEIVLDKLLTKLMRILIENAGATKGLLILVQEERHLIVARVSVNANSLAISESEQVILERRAISERELPVTIINYVERTGADVVLSNASKEGAFTADSYIASHQLKSVLCTPIRNQGKAIALLYLENNLIDGAFTPSRLEILKLLCSQAAISLDNARLYEQLEDYSRTLEQRVSDRTQQLQQEIRDRHRAESQLQRINTRYYNLAANIQVMIYQFMLHPDGSVSCPYVSPACRSIFGTEPEAVQKNEIKLSSLIHPDDRLMVDESIAISANTLQPWHCVWRIIVNSKTKWVEANSRPEKQADGSIIWDGLVIDITERKLAEEAVKESESKYRSLVETSQDMIFSVDAEGKYSFVNSAVKQIFGYEPHEMIGRKFGDFKTPEQLNKDLEIFKRLMAGEQIFQYETVQIAKDGRPINLLSNAIVLRDPEGNVIGTTGTASDITERKKSEAALQKAKEAADAANKAKSEFLSKMSHELRTPLNAILGFTQVLARDITLTPKQQEHLGIISRSGEHLLTLINDVLEMSKIEAGKITLNSHSFDLYCLLDTLEEMFKLKAESKGLQLIFKRNFNVPKYVKTDESKLRQVLINLIGNAIKFTKQGSVKLRVKTDEAETNNADKLSLFPLYFEIEDTGTGIKSEEIDSLFDPFVQTETGRKSQEGTGLGLPISRQFVQLMGGEISVISNWERGTIFKFNIQISTGEVNEFPTNLNSRRAIGLEANQKSYRILVVEDKWESRSFLVQLLSSVGFEVREATNGKEAIDIWSGWQPHLIWMDMQMPVMDGYEATKEIKTREKEIQKSENREKPTVIIALTANAFEEQRSLILANGCDDFVSKPFREAIVFEKMAQHLGVQYICERENPASLPKPYRHELTSEALQEMPQSWIAEIHQAAMELDDRLLLQIINQNREINPTIADNLIFMTEKLRFDKILNLTKPHIES is encoded by the coding sequence ATGACTTCTACTTTAGTAACACTACCAGGTTATCATTTTATCAATCTTCTTTATAGTGGTTCTAAAACAGAGGTTTATCGGGCTTATCGGGAATCAGACAAAAGCTCAGTTATCATCAAATTACTTAAAATTGAGTATCCAACGCCACAAGATATTATCCAGTTTCGCAATCATTACTTAATTTCTAAAAATCTCGACTACCGAGGAATTGTGAAACCTTACAGCCTGGAGAACTATCGGAATAGTTTAGCTTTGGTAATGGAAGATTTCAAGGGAATTTCTCTGTTAGAATATAGCCAAAGTCAGCCACTAGAAATTAAAGATTTCCTCGAAATAGCTATTGCAATTAGTAAAATTTTAGAAAAAATTTATCAATATAAAGTTATACATAAAGATATTAAACCTGCTAACTTGCTGATCGAACCTCATACTAAAGAGGTCAAAATTACTGACTTTAGTCTTGCTTCTCTGTTACCGCGAGAAAGTCAGGAAATCCAAAATCCCAACGTACTTGAAGGAACCCTGGCTTATATATCGCCAGAACAGACTGGCAGGATGAATCGAGGCATCGATTATCGGACTGATTTCTATTCGTTGGGAGTCACGTTTTATGAGTTAGTAACCGGACAAATACCATTTAATTTTTCCGATCCGATCGAGTTAGTTCACTGTCACATTGCTAGAATGCCAGTCCCGCCGATTGAAATAAATCCGGCGATTCCTCAAATGGTGAATGACATCATTTTAAAATTAATCGCCAAAATGCCGGAAGAACGTTATCAAAGCGCTTATGGAATTCGCAAAGATTTGGAAAATTGCTTGCAGCAATGGGAAACAAAAAGTCACATTTCACTTTTTACTTTAGGGCAGGAAGATAGTTACGATCGCTTTCAAATTCCTGAAAAACTCTACGGGCGAGACCGAGAAGTGCAAACCCTGCTCGCGGCGTTTGAACGAGTGAATCAAGGTAGTAGTGAATTAATGTTAGTTACTGGGTTTTCTGGGATTGGTAAATCAGCATTGGTGCAAGAAATTTACAAACCAATTACCAAGCAACGGGGTTATTTCGTAGCGGGAAAATTCGATCAGTTTCAGCGGAACATTCCTTATTCGGCAATCGTTAATGCTTTGCGATCGCTAGTGCGACAACTCCTCACTGAAAATGAACGGACACTCGAAAAATGGCAAGATAAACTATTAACAGCGCTCAGTTCTAACGGTCAAATTATTATTGACGTAATTCCCGAATTAGAATTAATTATTGGCAAGCAACCAGCCGTTCAACAACTAAATTCTATTGAATTACAAAACCGCTTTAATTCGGTGTTTCAAAATTTTATCCGCGTTTTTTGCGCCAGAGAACATCCCTTAGCTATCTTTCTAGATGATTTGCAATGGGCTGATGCAGCAACGCTGAAATTAATTGAAGTGATGATGAAAGATCGAGATACGCATTATCTATTTTTAATTGGTGCGTATCGAGATAACGAAGTCGATCCCACTCATCCTTTAATGATAACGATCGATATGCTTCGCGATCGAGGCGCGATCGTCAACGCGATCGCTTTAGCACCTTTAGAACTCCAACATATTACTAATTTGACTGCGGAAACACTGCACGACGACACTAAAGCAGTCGAACCACTAGCAAAATTGGTAATCCAAAAAACTCAAGGTAATCCCTTCTTTGTCAATCAATTTTTAACCACTTTATATCAAGAAAACTTATTAACTTTTCATCCTCCCTCGTCTGAAAGTAAAGCTTTATGGCGATGGAACCTCTCTAGCATCGAGACAATCGGAATTACTGACAATGTAATAGATTTAATGGTTCGGAAGCTGAAAAGACTTCCCGAAGCAACTCAGCGAGTTATCCAATTAGCAGCTTGTGCGGGCAATACCTTCGATCTGAAAAACCTTTCGATTATTTACGAAAAATCGCTGAATGAGACTTTCCAAGATTTATTACCAGCTATTCAAGAAGGATTGATTTTACCGACATCGGAAATAGAAATAGGTTCCGAACCAACAGTTGATTATCTGTTTGCAATTCGCTCTTATAAATTCTTACACGATCGCGTTCAACAGTCTGGTTACGCCTTGATCGACGAAACAAAACAAAAAGCAGTCCGCTTGCAAATCGGGCGATTATTGCTGGCGAATATTTCCGCAGAAAAGCGCTCGGAAAGAATTTTTGAACTGGTCGATCATCTCAATACAGGTCGAGCTTTGATAACAGACGAGACAGAAAAAGTAAATTTATCAAATTTAAATCTATTTGCGGCTCGCAAAGCCAAAGATGCAACTGCTTATGCCGCCGCTAGGCAATATTTAATAATTGGACTGGAGATTTTACCTGGTGATATTTGGCAAGAATTTTATAGCTTAGCTTTCACATTACATAAAGAACTGGCAGAAGTCGAATATTTAAATGGTAATTTTGAAAAATCGGAAGCTTTAATCAAATTAGCCTTCGATCGCGCTAAATCCGCTACTGAAAAAGCTGAAGTATACAACATCTTAATCGTGCAGTACACGTTGCTTACTAAATATGAAGAGGCAATTCAAGCCGGACTCAAAGCGCTGCAATTATTAGAAATCAACTTACCGGAAGGTGATTTATCAATAGCGGTAAAATCAGAACTTTCGGAAGCCAAGGCTAGGCTAGCAACTAAAGAAATTGCCCGTTTAATTGATGAAGAAAAGATGCAAGACACCGCCAAAAAAGTGGCTGTAAAATTGTTGGGGCATATGGGGCCGCTGACATTTTTTTCTTCTCAAGAATTGTGGAAATGGACGGTGGTCAAAGCGATCGACCTTTCTCTTCAATACGGTTTTGTTGCTGAAGGTTCCTACTGTTATTCATGTTACGGTATCATTCTCAGCGCAATTTTAGGTGATTATCAATCAGCTTATCAATTTGGTCTGCTAGCTCTCCAACTCAGCGATACCTCAAATAATCTTTCACAAAACTGTCAAGATAACGTCATTTTTGCTAATTATTTAAATTGCTGGGTAAAGCCGATCGATACTACTAATTATCTCAACAATGAAGGTTACAAAGTCGGCTTACAATCTGGCAATTTGCAATGGTCGGGCTACAATCGGATGTTTCAAACAATTACTTTATTTTTTCAAGGAGTTAGTTTGGAACAAATTTTAGAAGAAATTTCTAATTTTTTGTTGTTTTGTAATAAAACTAAAAATCAATGGGCAACTGATATTATTCTGGCAAACAAATTAGCTGTTTTAAAATTGATGGGACAGGATGATGGAACTAGAGAAGAGAAGCATTTAGAAAATTTTTACCAACATAAAAGTAAGGCTGCTATTTGCGAATTTCACGTTTTGAAAGCTCAGATTTTCTATCTTTACGAACAAACAGAAGAAGCGCTGAAATGGGCTAAATCAGCATCGGAAATAATTAACTATTTAATGGGTCACATTTCTAGTTCTCACCATAATTTTTACTATTCTTTAATTTTAACGGATTTATATCAATCTGCTTCCGACGCAGAACAACAACAATACAGGGAAATTTTAGCGGTGAATCAAAGACAATTGAAAATTTGGACAGATAATTGTCCGGAAAACTTTTTGCATAAATATCTATTAGTTGAGGCAGAAATTGCTCGTATTTTTGGGCAACAGCTAGAAGCGATCGAATTATACGATCGCGCTATTGAATCGGCGAGGGAACACAATTTCATCCAAAATGAAGCTCTAGGGAACGAACTAGCCGCAAAATTCTGGCTAGCCAAAGGTAAGGCAGATTTTGCGCGAATTTACTTGAAAAATGCTCATTATGGCTACCAACGTTGGGGCGCGATCGGCAAAACAGAGCATTTGGCCAAAAAATATGCCCATTTGCTCGATCGAGAACCTAAAATCAGAACCGAATTGATTTCTACTCACTTATCTAGCTCTATCAATACAACCGGAAAAAGCGCTTCCGAAGAACTGGATTCGCTCACGGTGATGAAAGCGGCTCAAGCAATTTCTGGCGAAATCGTGCTGGATAAGTTGCTAACCAAATTAATGAGAATTTTGATTGAAAATGCGGGAGCGACTAAAGGATTGTTAATTTTAGTCCAAGAGGAACGACACTTAATAGTCGCTAGGGTATCTGTTAATGCTAATTCTTTGGCAATTTCAGAATCAGAGCAAGTGATTTTGGAAAGACGCGCTATTTCCGAACGCGAACTACCTGTCACCATCATTAATTATGTAGAAAGGACTGGCGCGGATGTTGTTTTAAGTAATGCCAGTAAAGAAGGAGCATTTACTGCTGATAGTTACATCGCTTCTCATCAATTAAAATCAGTTTTGTGTACGCCAATTCGCAATCAAGGAAAAGCGATCGCGCTCCTTTATCTTGAAAACAATTTGATCGACGGTGCTTTTACCCCATCCCGATTAGAAATCCTCAAACTATTATGTTCTCAAGCCGCTATTTCCTTAGATAACGCCAGACTTTACGAACAGCTAGAAGACTATTCGCGGACTTTAGAACAACGAGTCAGCGATCGCACTCAACAATTACAACAAGAAATTCGCGATCGCCACCGCGCAGAATCACAATTGCAACGCATTAACACTCGCTATTACAATTTAGCAGCCAACATCCAGGTAATGATTTATCAATTTATGTTACACCCGGATGGCTCGGTAAGTTGTCCTTACGTTAGTCCGGCTTGTCGATCGATCTTTGGCACAGAACCGGAAGCCGTTCAAAAGAATGAGATTAAGTTAAGTAGTTTAATTCATCCTGACGATCGCCTTATGGTAGATGAGTCGATCGCCATTTCAGCTAATACTTTACAACCTTGGCATTGTGTTTGGCGAATCATCGTTAATAGTAAAACTAAATGGGTAGAAGCTAATTCTCGACCGGAAAAACAAGCAGACGGCAGTATTATTTGGGACGGTTTAGTTATAGATATCACCGAAAGAAAACTAGCAGAAGAAGCTGTCAAGGAAAGTGAAAGCAAATATCGCAGCTTAGTAGAAACATCCCAAGATATGATTTTTTCAGTCGATGCAGAAGGAAAATATTCTTTCGTTAATTCAGCAGTTAAACAAATTTTTGGCTACGAACCTCATGAAATGATCGGTCGAAAATTTGGTGATTTTAAGACACCAGAACAACTAAATAAAGATTTAGAAATTTTCAAAAGGCTAATGGCAGGAGAACAAATTTTTCAGTACGAAACCGTACAAATTGCCAAAGATGGCAGACCGATTAACTTACTTTCTAACGCGATCGTACTGCGAGATCCCGAAGGAAATGTCATCGGCACCACTGGTACTGCCAGCGATATTACCGAACGCAAAAAATCAGAAGCCGCCTTGCAAAAAGCCAAAGAAGCCGCCGATGCCGCCAATAAAGCTAAAAGCGAATTTCTCTCCAAAATGAGCCACGAACTGCGAACACCTCTTAATGCTATCTTAGGTTTTACTCAAGTACTAGCTCGTGACATTACCCTTACCCCAAAACAGCAGGAACATTTAGGTATCATCAGTCGGTCAGGCGAACATTTACTCACGCTCATTAACGATGTCTTAGAAATGTCCAAAATTGAGGCAGGCAAAATAACTTTAAATTCTCACAGTTTCGATCTGTACTGCTTGCTCGACACCTTGGAAGAAATGTTCAAGCTCAAAGCAGAATCAAAAGGCTTACAGTTAATTTTTAAACGAAATTTTAATGTGCCTAAATACGTCAAAACAGATGAAAGTAAATTGCGCCAAGTCTTAATAAACTTAATAGGTAATGCCATCAAATTTACTAAACAAGGCAGCGTAAAATTGCGCGTCAAAACCGACGAAGCAGAAACAAATAACGCAGATAAGTTGTCATTATTCCCGCTCTATTTTGAAATAGAAGATACTGGCACTGGCATTAAGTCAGAAGAAATAGATTCTTTATTCGATCCGTTCGTACAAACCGAAACTGGTCGAAAATCTCAAGAAGGGACTGGTTTAGGTTTACCGATCAGTCGTCAGTTCGTACAACTGATGGGAGGGGAAATAAGCGTTATTAGTAACTGGGAACGCGGCACGATTTTTAAATTTAATATCCAGATTAGTACGGGTGAAGTAAATGAATTTCCAACTAACTTAAATTCCCGACGTGCGATCGGCTTAGAAGCAAATCAAAAATCCTATCGAATTCTGGTAGTCGAGGATAAATGGGAAAGTCGTTCATTTCTAGTTCAGCTACTTTCCTCGGTTGGCTTTGAAGTTCGGGAAGCTACCAACGGTAAAGAAGCGATCGATATCTGGTCTGGTTGGCAACCCCACTTAATTTGGATGGATATGCAAATGCCAGTGATGGACGGTTATGAAGCAACTAAAGAAATTAAAACCAGGGAAAAAGAAATTCAAAAATCAGAAAATAGGGAAAAGCCTACTGTGATTATTGCCCTGACTGCCAACGCTTTTGAAGAACAACGCTCTTTGATTTTGGCTAATGGATGCGATGACTTTGTAAGCAAACCTTTTCGAGAAGCGATCGTTTTTGAAAAGATGGCTCAACATTTAGGCGTGCAGTATATTTGCGAACGAGAAAACCCAGCTTCTTTACCAAAGCCTTACCGCCACGAACTAACTTCTGAAGCCTTACAGGAAATGCCGCAAAGTTGGATTGCCGAAATTCATCAAGCGGCAATGGAATTAGACGATCGCCTACTTTTGCAAATAATCAATCAAAATCGCGAAATAAATCCTACTATTGCCGATAATTTGATATTTATGACCGAAAAACTGCGATTTGACAAAATCCTCAATTTAACGAAACCTCATATTGAAAGTTAA
- a CDS encoding acetyl ornithine aminotransferase family protein gives MLSIPINRSLPPIPRIVTPLPGPRARALVERDRNVTSPSYTRGYPLVVARGEGCAIEDVDGNVFLDLTAGIAVTNTGHAHPEVVQAIQEQSANLIHMSGTDFYYEPMVELAEKLAAKAPFPNSAKVFFTNSGAESNEGAIKLARYYTGRSLIVSFLGAFHGRTYGAMSLTGSKVVQRKNFGPLLPGVTHIPYGTHESLDYLEERLFSTVLPPTEIAAIVVEPIQGEGGYIVPEEGFLERIRKICDRNHILMVVDEVQSGMGRTGRLFAIEHWGIQPDIITLAKGIASGLPLGAILSRPELMTWPPGSHATTFGGNPVACAAANVTLRLLQEELMENARKMGDLLQAGLRELSQKFPQISPPRGKGLMVAIDLLNEDGKFDTQLRDKIVDAAFYKGLLLLGCGKSAIRFCPPLVIDQEQIQVALQIIAKVLEGI, from the coding sequence ATGCTGAGTATTCCAATTAACCGCAGTTTACCCCCCATTCCGCGTATTGTAACTCCGCTTCCCGGCCCTCGCGCGCGTGCTTTGGTGGAACGCGATCGCAATGTCACTTCCCCATCTTACACTCGCGGTTACCCGTTAGTAGTGGCGCGGGGGGAAGGTTGCGCGATCGAAGATGTTGACGGTAATGTATTTTTAGATTTAACTGCCGGAATTGCCGTCACTAATACCGGACACGCACACCCAGAAGTCGTGCAAGCAATTCAAGAGCAATCTGCCAATCTGATCCATATGTCCGGTACTGATTTCTACTACGAACCGATGGTAGAATTGGCAGAAAAATTAGCAGCAAAAGCGCCTTTTCCGAACAGTGCAAAAGTATTTTTTACTAACTCTGGTGCAGAATCAAACGAAGGTGCAATTAAACTCGCTCGTTATTATACCGGACGCTCTTTAATCGTATCTTTTTTGGGAGCGTTTCACGGACGCACTTATGGCGCGATGTCTCTCACCGGTTCCAAAGTAGTACAGAGAAAAAATTTCGGCCCTTTGTTACCGGGTGTAACTCATATTCCTTACGGCACTCATGAAAGTTTAGATTATTTGGAAGAGCGGTTATTTTCTACTGTTTTACCACCTACAGAAATTGCGGCGATTGTAGTAGAACCGATTCAAGGGGAAGGCGGTTATATCGTACCGGAAGAGGGATTTTTAGAGAGAATTAGAAAAATATGCGATCGCAATCATATCCTGATGGTAGTCGATGAAGTGCAATCGGGCATGGGTCGGACGGGTAGGCTATTTGCGATCGAACATTGGGGAATTCAACCCGATATCATTACCTTAGCCAAAGGCATCGCCAGCGGTTTGCCACTAGGCGCAATCTTATCTAGACCCGAACTAATGACATGGCCTCCCGGTTCCCACGCTACCACATTTGGCGGCAATCCCGTTGCCTGCGCTGCCGCTAACGTTACCTTGCGACTTTTGCAAGAAGAATTGATGGAAAATGCCCGAAAAATGGGAGATTTATTGCAGGCAGGTTTAAGGGAATTATCACAGAAATTTCCGCAAATTTCGCCACCCAGAGGTAAAGGTTTAATGGTAGCAATTGACTTGCTGAATGAAGATGGTAAATTCGATACCCAATTGCGAGATAAAATTGTCGATGCAGCTTTTTACAAAGGGTTGTTATTATTGGGATGCGGTAAGTCAGCAATTCGTTTTTGTCCGCCTTTGGTGATCGATCAAGAACAAATTCAGGTGGCATTGCAAATTATCGCAAAAGTACTGGAAGGAATCTAA